The genomic window aaaaagttgataaatatttgtattattgttggtaataattaatatcattattttattattattttacagagCCTTTACCTGGTTGGTTTGAAGATCGACCAGAATCATTGTTTGATGAATTATCAACATCAGAATGTATTCAAAACAAGCCAGTGGTTTATTCTCAACCACAAGCGCCAACAACACAATCATTTTTACAAGAATGGGAAACTGTTTTTGGTGGTGTAGAATCATCATGCCAAATGATTTACCCCTCGGGCAGTTCAGCTTTGACTCCGCCGCAGTCACCACCGTATATACATTCTGACTCATTGTCAGTTAATTCTCAGCAGATTCTTGTTAATTTAGACCCAACAACTTTATCTAATATTCAATTTACATATCCATCTATTGCTGATACTGCTGTAATTCCCCCTTCGATTAATCTCATTAATCAACAAGAACAACATCaccaacagcaacaacaactgGAGCAGCAGCAGCAAGTGATTGAAGAAGAATCTATTGATAAAAGTGATGCATCGTATCTTGGTCAAATATCTGGCGAATGGAATGCTGAAAATGTATCATTATTACCACTGGCAGGTGATGTGGCAAGTGAATTAGCAGTTGTTGATGAATATGTTAGATCATGTGTCGAATCAATGTCACCAACAAGTCCGATAAATAGCACTGTCAGCAGCTATTTGTCCTCCGAAGATTCAGTTGATGATCCTGATTGGACTCTAGATTCATCTATCAGCAGTAGCAAGGCTAGCAGTAGGAACAGCAATTATGGCAAACGTAATCAGAAAACAACCCGCACTCGCAGTAAGCCCTATGC from Cotesia glomerata isolate CgM1 unplaced genomic scaffold, MPM_Cglom_v2.3 scaffold_50, whole genome shotgun sequence includes these protein-coding regions:
- the LOC123274647 gene encoding activating transcription factor of chaperone isoform X2; the encoded protein is MATMCYSEPLPGWFEDRPESLFDELSTSECIQNKPVVYSQPQAPTTQSFLQEWETVFGGVESSCQMIYPSGSSALTPPQSPPYIHSDSLSVNSQQILVNLDPTTLSNIQFTYPSIADTAVIPPSINLINQQEQHHQQQQQLEQQQQVIEEESIDKSDASYLGQISGEWNAENVSLLPLAGDVASELAVVDEYVRSCVESMSPTSPINSTVSSYLSSEDSVDDPDWTLDSSISSSKASSRNSNYGKRNQKTTRTRSKPYARSIDDKKNRKKEQNKNAATRYRMKKKLEVKEIVSEQDELEEINGKLKEQVCELKREIGYLKGLMRDLFKAKGLIN
- the LOC123274647 gene encoding activating transcription factor of chaperone isoform X1, translated to MSLYENWIWKAEPDSPSGASIGEAEDDWIYIDDQSSTLVNDVLDPELYDENPTRAQVASKLLEQLDELVKEEPLPGWFEDRPESLFDELSTSECIQNKPVVYSQPQAPTTQSFLQEWETVFGGVESSCQMIYPSGSSALTPPQSPPYIHSDSLSVNSQQILVNLDPTTLSNIQFTYPSIADTAVIPPSINLINQQEQHHQQQQQLEQQQQVIEEESIDKSDASYLGQISGEWNAENVSLLPLAGDVASELAVVDEYVRSCVESMSPTSPINSTVSSYLSSEDSVDDPDWTLDSSISSSKASSRNSNYGKRNQKTTRTRSKPYARSIDDKKNRKKEQNKNAATRYRMKKKLEVKEIVSEQDELEEINGKLKEQVCELKREIGYLKGLMRDLFKAKGLIN